From Ptychodera flava strain L36383 chromosome 2, AS_Pfla_20210202, whole genome shotgun sequence, the proteins below share one genomic window:
- the LOC139118187 gene encoding uncharacterized protein, translating to MMEASCAVLDIKIITTLERDDDIDEPVLKPAGFDTYVAMLKQVETLQCEAKELQEEAKTLADSVEKALLSDDDCDNDDDDDDKSEDDGRPPLMTLGKVKKAQEKVQELSEEADRNISEATDVKAKLPKQCGFVVCGIDQALQSFSVGRHSYHGQAFIGNHVNKCCKEENIQTLCKSVIRTTANMPIAE from the exons ATGATGGAAGCTAGCTGTGCAGTACTGGATATCAAGATCATCACGACTCTGGAGagagatgatgacattgatgaacCCGTGCTGAAGCCTGCTGGATTTGACACATATGTAGCCATGTTGAAACAAGTCGAGACATTACAGTGTGAAGCGAAAGAACTCCAAGAAGAAGCTAAGACCTTGGCTGATAGTGTTGAAAAGGCTCTCCTTTCTGATGATGActgtgacaatgatgatgatgatgacgacaaaAGTGAAGATGATGGCAGACCGCCACTAATGACCTTGGGCAAAGTTAAAAAAGCCCAGGAGAAAGTGCAGGAACTCAGTGAAGAAGCTGACAGGAAT atATCTGAAGCTACAGACGTAAAAGCGAAACTGCCAAAACAATGTGGTTTTGTAGTCTGCGGTATTGACCAAGCTCTGCAGTCATTTAGTGTTGGACGTCATTCTTACCACGGGCAGGCATTCATCGGAAATCATGTGAACaagtgctgtaaa gaAGAAAACATTCAAACGTTGTGCAAGAGCGTCATCAGGACCACAGCAAATATGCCCATAGCTGAATGA